ACAAAATGCATGTAATTTTAGAGTCAGTCCACAACAAAAAACAAATCACTGCATAACAGCTGCTGTCCACTAGCCATACTCAATAGGTGTTGTGCAATCTACATGTTTAGTGGAGAATCTGAAAGAGTGCTTACCAAATAGGGTCAAATACTTTGTACCAGTTGGGAGGTAAATTCTCACGGGCAGTGGCCTCATAATCTACATTGTTGTCATCATAGTCCTCAGCAATGATCTCCTCATCCGCATCTAGAGACAGGAAGTGTAATGTTTTAGCTACTAGCTAGCATTTTTGCAGTgagtaattttttaaattttgttGTTGTAGCCATACCTTGATCTGAGTGCTTAAGAATCCCTCTTTTGGCTAGGCGAGCCAGTAACGCCGGGGGCAGAGGCATCCTACGGGAGAAAATTAACGATTACCGTTATAGCCCGTTGAGTCGATGGCCCCAAACTAGCTAACTAACTTAGCCATAAATACTATTTTCTAACGTGTAGCTAGCTACCTCACTCGCGTCTGGCCGTTAGtggctagctaactaacgttTTCAGCCAATCGAAATTAGCTGTATAGGGAAAACGTTAATGTAATCAAATGTGAATACCAGTTTATAATTACTTGCATCCAAATATGTCCTTACTTTAGTTCAGATGTGGAGCGAAATCTATCCAGCACACAGCCCAAGCGCACAATGATTGCGTCGTTAGTTGGGGGAGGGAATCGGTTGCCGCTTTCAAAACCGCGGGGAATTCGGAAAcatacgaggtcaaatcatgacgtcagtgctCTTCAGGTCTGAAAGTcgaagctctagaaagagtcccGAGTTCCTGAGTTAGAATTCCGAGTTGAATGACCGTTCAAATTGATTTTTCCCAATCGGAGCTCgtttttttccgagttcccagttgttttgaacgcccTGAAGTCGTAATTCCGATTTTCCCAGTTCTCAGTTGTTTCGATCGTGGCATTAGTCTCAGAAATATGTCGTCATAGCACGGACAGCAACAACAAACATGGAAGAATATGCCCGTGAACCTTGGTGAAGTACATTTCAGACAGACAATTAAGTAGACAGTTGTCAATATTGGTGCTATCTCTCTTTAGCCAACATACTTTTCTGCTTTACCATAATGGTTATTATGCTATTTATGTCCGAGTCATTACGCAAATGATGGTTGAATTATAGCTAACTAGCAGACTAAACTCCACTCCATCCATGGTGAAGGAAGTTTTTGACGAAGTTCCTTCACCATGGAGTGGCGTTTAGTCCGCTAGCAGTAAGTTATCGTTAGCTATCTAAGGATGTGGAAGTTTTAGGTACAAACTAATATTACTAGTATTAGGTAGATGGTTATAGTATTGTAAATACCTTGATAGATCATACATGAAAGAATGTCCACAACAGAGGATCGCATTTTCAAATTGAACGTTTTATTAACCAGAActcacacaggctactgtttgccCTCTGCTGTTCCACCAACCACAAGGATGCCTGGCACTGAAACATTCCAGGTATTCCTTTGATTGGCAGATAGCAAAGGGGACTGGTATGCTggatccgccaaacccagatcaAACTGATAAACGTGCCCTGATAACCACACATTAGAACACAGGCACATAACTGTCCAAGCGGGTCGCTACAGTATATTAGGTAAATCGTTTATATACCAGTAATAGGCCTACATATTTATGCATAGATAGACAAGTGGTTTCTCGTTAATATCTTTATTGTGGTTTGTTTACTCATGGCCCCTACACACACTTCTCAGTCCCTGGAGAATAGTAGATGACTGTGGTGGTGCGTTCACCATGGGGGCCATCGGCGGAGGGGTGTTCCAGTCAGTCAAGGGCTTTCAGAATGCTCCTGTGGTGAGTTTGAAAGACTCTCTCTTAGCTTATGAAAGATATTTTAAGATCAATATAAGAACAGTGATCGAAAAAGAAATGTCTCCGTCTCTGCACAGGGCTTTCGGCACAGACTAAAAGGTAGCGCCAATGCTGTGAGATTAAGAGCTACACAGATCGGCGGTAAGGGTCACTGTCTTTACAGTAGTTCTCTCTTGTACTGCACACAGTACAAACACCATTCATCATCACGAATGCCGGCCATCCCGTCGTCAGTCATCTGGTTATGatggttattttattttcatgatgGTCTTTATCCATAACTGTCGGTTACACGTTATACAGTACTAGTGTAAGCCCTATATTTCACTAACGGTGTGTGTGATGTTCCTGCAGGTAGCTTTGCTGTTTGGGGTGGACTTTTCTCTACAATCGACTGTGGCCTGGTCCGTATTCGAGGGAAAGAGGACCCCTGGAACTCTATAACTAGTGGGGCGATGACTGGGGCAGTCCTGGCTGCACGCAGTGAGTGTTGAGACAAACATTAATTTGACAATACATTTATTCTAGATGTAACAGATTTCGTATATTTCATCTTTTTTTTCAAGACCCTCTGATCTGAGGCCATCCTGATTCCCACCCCCTGCCTGAACATCTTGCCCCACCCACCCAACAAAGTTAGATTAGCTCAAGGGCTTGACTGTTGGCTTTGTGCCCTCCTTAGGTGGGCCTTTGGCTATGGTGGGGTCGGCCATGATGGGGGGCATCCTGTTGGCCTTGATCGAGGGCTTTGGGATCCTTCTCACCAGATACACCGCACAGCAGTTTCAGAACCGTAAGTAATGTTTAGAGACAGCCCTGGAACCGCTGAAGAAGCCTGATTTGACTGAACTCTGTATGCAGTCAAATAAACAGTGCAGTCAGGTCAGTCAAAcgttttggacacacctactcattccagggcttttctttatttttactaatttctacatagtagaataatagtgaaataacacatggaatcatgtagtaaccaaaaaagtgttaaacaaatcaaaacatattttatatttgagattatttaaagtagtcaccctttgctttgcacactcttggcattctctcaaccagcttcatggggtagtcatctggaatgcatttcaattaacaggtgtgccttgttaaaagttaattgttGGAATTTACAGAAGATAgtcatatttggtaaaagaccaagtctatattatggcaagaacagctcatataagcaaagagaaatgacagtccatcgttactttaagacatgaaggtcagtcaatacggaacatttcaagaactttaaacgTTTcttaagtgcagttgcaaaaaccatcaagcgctatgatgaaactggctctcatgaggaccagagttacctctgcggcagaggataagttcattagagttaactgcacctcagattgcagtccaaataaatgcttcacagagttcaagtaacagacccatctcaacatcaactgttcagaggagactgcgtgaatcaggccttcatagtcgaattgctgcaaagaaaccactactaaaggacaccaataaaaagaagagaattgtttgggccaagaaatacaagcaatggacattagaccggtgtaaatctgtcctttggtctgatgagtccaaattttagatttttggttccaaccgccatgtttttgtgagatgcagagtaggtgagtggatgatctccgcatgtgtggttaaCCACCattaagcatggaggaggaggtgttatggtgcttttctggtgacactgtcactgatttatttagaattcatggcatacttaaccagcattgctacacagcattctgcagcgatacgccatcccatctggtttgacccaacacacctccaggctgtgtaagggctatttgaccaagaagcagagtgatggagtgctgcatcagatgacctggcctccacaatcacccgaccttcagagtgaaggaaaagcagccaacaagtgcttagcatatgtgggaacttcttcaagactgttggaaaagcatttctcatgaagctggttgagagaatgccaagagtgtgcaaagctgtcataaaggcaaagggtggttactttgaagaatctcaaatatgaaatatttttgtttaacacctttttggttactaaatgattccatatgtgttatttcatcgtaacaatgtcttcaccattattctacaatgtagaaaatagtacaaataaagaaaaacccttgaatgagtaggtgtttccaaactttggactggtactgtacatttagtTGGGAATTGAATGAATGTCACAACCCTAGTTGTATTCTTCTGAAAACCCCCACACAGGAGTAACTACCACAGTTGAAATATGGTTATTTCTCATATCCAGCGAGTCCCTTTGTGGATGACCCCAGCCAGCTTCCTCCTAAGGATGCCAGCCAACAGCAGACTGGGTCCCAGTAGGTTCCATGGAGCTGCCGGGCCTAGCTACAGCCCTGCGTACTGTGACTGACAATCtcagactagagaggagaggggtgctCTGAAACCTGACCTCACTGGTGTAAGCAACCTCACCCTGAACCAGCCTCCATCCTACCAACGGTCATAAGAACATAGATgcactttattattattattcctcaGGGGTAGATTACAGGTTATTTGAATATGTTTGTGTATACTGGTTCACTACTGTTCCTTCTGACTGGTCCTGAATTATACCCACCTTTTATCAGATTAATTTATGCACAAAACCAGCATTTTGTGGTGACTAAGACTTTTGGTGCTGAATAACTGCAGTTACAGAAATAGAATGGGTAGCTAAACATGAATAGGCATTAATACAGGTATGTGCGAGTATGTAATGACTGTATTTAGGATTAGAATTGAGTGTCAGGGGTGACAAAATCAATGTTGTTCAAAACTGATGTAATTGATTTTGCTTGTAAAATGTAATGCACTCAGGGAGGAGAACTGCAGTATCATTCCATTTCCTCTCCTCATGGCAGCTTTCATAACCGTGAGGCTTATTATAACGGTAGGGATTCAGGGTCACATCACAAAAACACTTATCTTTTGATTCCATTTGCAAACTCAGAAGGCAGGAATGGAAGGCCGTGTCCATATGCTCATGTGTTCTGCTCCGCTGTTTACCTCGCTCCCTTTATTGCTACTATGCCATGCATTCCCACACATTTGCATTCCCACACATTTCCAAAGCCTAAGCACTATAATGTCTATCCACTTTGTTGAACCAGAGCACTTTCCTACTCCATCTCTTTATTTGTTATTATGGTCATAAAACTTGAGATGGAGAAGGTTCTTGACACAATTAGATATTATTTTGTCATTCAAAACATGTGACATGTAATGTATAGAATGCTGTACCATATTTGTTGATTTTAATTTATTTATGATGCAGAAAAATAAGTGTTAGCAGTGTAATTGACTGGAAAAAATAATTAAATTGTTGATTCTGTATGGCTTATTATCCATCCCCTCTGATGCAATCAAGTACGCAGCAATATGGGGGCAGTTGATTATCCTAAGCAAGTCCGCAAACCGAACACGCCCCCTACCATGCTTTGAATTATGGGAGATGTGGTCTGTTATTTGATTGAACATGGAAAAAATGGACGTGCAGCCGCCGCCTATCCGAACCTTAGATGATTTTGTTTTGAGCTCGGCTCAGTTCGCCGTGCCAGATATTCGTAATCTGGAGAGATGGAACAATCGGATCATAAACAACTTGCTTTATTACCAGTCCAACTATTTCGTCTCGTTTTTGACCATCCTGGGAATAGTAGGGTAAGTTTCTGACGTGGTCGTTTTCTGAATGCAAGCACAGCTGCTTTTGTTAGCTGCTTTTGTATTGTAGTACGAGTCATCACACATTCTGTGGATATGGGTGTGTGATGGGTCCATGTTCCATAATCATATATTAGCTAATCGCCATTGTATTGGATTCATGGTCCAATGGGACATAATGAGTTATAACCTATAGAGAAAAGTCAACTAACATCAgccatctctatatccctcctggtCTGACAGTTATTTCCAGCCCTTCAACCTCTTCTTGGGGGCCACAGTTGTGACATTGATATTCATGGGGTTTGTATGGGCAGCAGAGAACCAGGCCCCCATCAGACGGTTCCGCCGGAACCACCCGGCCCTGGCCCTGGGTGCCATTCTGGGGGCCAGCTACCTCTTCCTCACAGTGCTTGGGGGAGTGGCCGTCTTCCTATTTGGCATAGCCTTCCCCATCTTATGTTAGTATTtattctctctttcacctctcccCATTCGTGTTGCCACAATGTAAatatatacatctctctctccccctctccatttgtTATACCCCTGACTTCTATTCtattttctctttccctctaccgCTGTTACAGTGATATTGATCCACGCCTCTGTTAGAATGCGGAGCCTCAAGAACAAGTTGGAGAACAAGCTGGAGAGCATTGGTTTGAAGAGAACACCTATGGGGCTCCTATTGGAGTCActaggacaggaacaggaagctGGATCttagagtgggaggagaggaggaaaaaagGAGATATGTGCCCTGTTCTATTTCAGTCTCTTGCCTCTTGCTCCTTTGGTATGCCCAAATCTGAAAGGAATGGATGAAGCAATATGGTGATGAAGCTAAACTCCATCATATATCCTGTCCTGCCCAGATATGTAATCACAGGGGTAGGTGCCAGAGACTTAAATGGAATGAGGCCTCTCATACTGAGAGTGCACgaaaagtagaggaagagaggagggaagtaaAGCAAAGGTGCAATGATTGTTATGATTTCTCAGTGTCACAAAGGTGTTGTAACAGATTGTAAATTCTGTGGAATCTATTTGGCCTATGTAATACACACACTAACTGATGTGGGTTCTTCCACCGCGATGTAAGTCATTTTGCACCCCTTGACAAGTTCCTGATATAGAGTTTACATTGTATCGTCAGaaaaagacaacaaaaaaaagacaTTGTGCGCTGAAAATCTGCGCTGAGAAGTAAACGTGGCCTCCTAACAGACGTGTGTTGTAAGTGCTACAATAAGATGGTTTTTAAAATGCAATTTAACGCCAGTGTTATGGTTACAAAAAATGATTTTACATAGAAACCTGAAGGTGTTTGATGAGTCACTACTCTGTGACTCCTGACCACACTGCTTTTTGTGTTATTGTACATCTTCTACTATTGTTGGGTTTTGCAATTTAATGCAGTTGAAAGTTTAAATGTGTTTTGGGATGGAAGGGCAACAGTGGATCATCTGTATGCTTTgaatagaaatataattaattcTACTTCTATGATTTTATTATTCCAAGAATGTTTACCGGGATTATTTATGCCTCTGTCCACACATTATTTGGTGCCAAGAACATTAATGTCAGTCTGCCTTCATTGTTTAGAATTCTATTCAATTGAGAATATTTTATATTTCTTTGATCATTGCCTTCTATGGACTTAATGTGTGCTTTTTTTACAATGCTGTCAACATGTATTTACACTTAATTTACTAAATAATATACCTTACATCTGCAATATCTTGTCATTATGTTATTCTGCAATCAGCCTATTATAAATTATTTGATCAAATTCGAAGAATAGATACAGTCAtcgccaaaggttttgagaatgacaaatattaattttcacaaagtttgctgcctcagtgtctagatatttttgacagatgttactatggaatactgaagtataattacaaggatttaataagtgtcaaaggcttttattgacaattacatgaagttgatgcaaagagtcaatatttgcagtgttgtcccttctttttcaagacctctgcaatccaccctggcatgctgtcaattagcttctgggcctcatcctgactgatggcagcccattcttgcataatcaatgcttggagtttgtcagaatttgtggggttttgtttgtccacctgcctcttgagtattgaccacaagttctcaatgggattaaggtctggagagtttcctggccatggacccaaaatatcaatgttttgttccccgagccacttcattttcacttttgccttatggcaaggtgctccaacatgctggaaaaggcattgatcatcaccaaactgttcctggatggttgggagaagttgctctcggaggatgtgttggtaccattcattattcatggctgtgttcttaggcataattgtgagtgagcccactcccttggctgagaagcaaccccacacatgaatggtcttaggatgctttactgttggcatgacacaggactgatggtagcgctcaccttgtcttctccggacaagcttttttctggatgccccaaacaatcggaaaggggattcatcagagaaattgactttaccccagtcctcatcagtccaatccctgtaccttttgcagaatatcagtctgtctctgatgtttttcctggagagaagtggcttctttgctgcccttcttgataccaggccatcctccaaaagtgtttgcctcactgtgcgtgcagatgcctgctgccattcctgagcaagctctgtactggtggtgccccgatcccacagctaaataaactttaggagacggtcctggcactttctggactttcttgggcgccatgaagccttcttcacaacaattgaaccgctctccttgaagttcttgatgatccgataaattgttgatttaggtgcaatcttactggcagcaatatccttgcatgTGAAGCCCTTTTTTGCAAAGCAAGGATGACGGCacttgtttccttgcaggtaaccatggttaaCAGAGGAATAATAATGATTCCaggcaccaccctccttttgaaccTTCCaatctgttatttgaactcaatcagcatgacagagtgatctccagccttgtcttcgtcaacactcacacctgtgttaacgacataatcact
Above is a genomic segment from Oncorhynchus gorbuscha isolate QuinsamMale2020 ecotype Even-year linkage group LG10, OgorEven_v1.0, whole genome shotgun sequence containing:
- the LOC124045933 gene encoding PRA1 family protein 2-like, which codes for MEKMDVQPPPIRTLDDFVLSSAQFAVPDIRNLERWNNRIINNLLYYQSNYFVSFLTILGIVGYFQPFNLFLGATVVTLIFMGFVWAAENQAPIRRFRRNHPALALGAILGASYLFLTVLGGVAVFLFGIAFPILLILIHASVRMRSLKNKLENKLESIGLKRTPMGLLLESLGQEQEAGS
- the LOC124045934 gene encoding mitochondrial import inner membrane translocase subunit Tim17-B isoform X3 — its product is MGAIGGGVFQSVKGFQNAPVGFRHRLKGSANAVRLRATQIGGSFAVWGGLFSTIDCGLVRIRGKEDPWNSITSGAMTGAVLAARSGPLAMVGSAMMGGILLALIEGFGILLTRYTAQQFQNPSPFVDDPSQLPPKDASQQQTGSQ
- the LOC124045934 gene encoding mitochondrial import inner membrane translocase subunit Tim17-B isoform X2, with the protein product MEEYAREPCPWRIVDDCGGAFTMGAIGGGVFQSVKGFQNAPVGFRHRLKGSANAVRLRATQIGGSFAVWGGLFSTIDCGLVRIRGKEDPWNSITSGAMTGAVLAARSGPLAMVGSAMMGGILLALIEGFGILLTRYTAQQFQNRVTTTVEIWLFLISSESLCG
- the LOC124045934 gene encoding mitochondrial import inner membrane translocase subunit Tim17-B isoform X1, which gives rise to MEEYAREPCPWRIVDDCGGAFTMGAIGGGVFQSVKGFQNAPVGFRHRLKGSANAVRLRATQIGGSFAVWGGLFSTIDCGLVRIRGKEDPWNSITSGAMTGAVLAARSGPLAMVGSAMMGGILLALIEGFGILLTRYTAQQFQNPSPFVDDPSQLPPKDASQQQTGSQ